From the genome of Terriglobales bacterium, one region includes:
- a CDS encoding CBS domain-containing protein, whose translation MNILELCDENPATVGVQASVKDAIQCMLEHRVGAVALVDDRGLVAGIFTERDVLQKFALSGKDPARTPVKDIATTPVEMAGLEMTASEALNIMLERHIRHLPITDANGKLLGILSIRNLLQSLVDDLSHQLDALETSLTNDAQGG comes from the coding sequence ATGAACATCCTGGAACTGTGTGACGAGAACCCGGCGACCGTAGGGGTGCAGGCCAGCGTGAAGGATGCCATCCAGTGCATGCTCGAACACCGCGTGGGCGCCGTCGCCCTGGTGGACGACCGCGGACTGGTGGCGGGCATCTTCACCGAGCGCGACGTGCTGCAGAAATTCGCCCTCAGCGGCAAGGACCCCGCCCGCACGCCTGTGAAGGACATCGCCACCACGCCGGTGGAGATGGCGGGCCTGGAGATGACCGCCAGCGAGGCGCTGAACATCATGCTGGAGCGCCACATCCGCCACCTGCCCATCACGGACGCCAACGGCAAACTGCTTGGCATCCTCTCCATCCGCAACCTGCTGCAATCGCTGGTGGACGACCTTTCCCATCAACTGGATGCGCTGGAGACCTCGCTGACCAACGACGCCCAGGGCGGGTGA